A window of the Arenibacter algicola genome harbors these coding sequences:
- a CDS encoding endonuclease domain-containing protein yields MTKIIPYNPDLIPIAKKLRKNMTMGEIALWHELKNKKLGVRFSRQIPIDNYIVDFYCKELQLALEVDGSVHFIEGQQEKDTYRQNRLEYLGVYFIRFSDLDVKNNLNWVLEEIEKMILKIKHTPNPSQEGKK; encoded by the coding sequence ATGACAAAAATTATACCTTATAACCCAGACTTAATTCCTATTGCGAAGAAACTTCGCAAAAACATGACTATGGGCGAAATTGCATTATGGCACGAATTAAAAAACAAAAAACTTGGAGTCAGGTTTAGTCGACAAATACCCATTGATAATTATATAGTAGACTTCTATTGCAAAGAACTTCAGCTTGCACTGGAGGTGGATGGTTCCGTTCACTTTATTGAAGGACAACAAGAAAAAGATACTTATCGCCAAAATCGCTTGGAATATTTAGGGGTATACTTTATTAGATTCAGTGATTTGGATGTGAAGAACAATTTGAACTGGGTACTGGAAGAGATTGAAAAAATGATTTTGAAAATTAAACACACCCCTAACCCCTCCCAAGAGGGGAAAAAATAA
- a CDS encoding DUF3500 domain-containing protein, with product MQKTLLIILIVIFFGCKQKSSQEVSNSDEPKATEAKDWKQHFAEMEINALKKPYRGIFTEDETYENLFPIQVTGVTTKPIVDAARTFLSSLNTDQLMRIRFDINDEEWRKWCNVDNGIYDRQGISLKEMTANEKNEAYGLMQVSLSAKGLQLSKDIMKTDQTLKELNNGSSDYDEELYFFTVMGEPSETEPWGWQLDGHHLVINYFVLGDQVVMSPVFMGAEPIITTTGKYKGNTLFQDEQNLGLAFMRSLSADEQIKATISKSKINNNNVAEANKDNLNLNYEGLNVSGLSTSGKEGILDLVYQYISNMREGHEQIKMEEVKSHLENTWFSWVGDTSEDAVFYYRIHSPVLLIEFDHQRVIGVPNTDDGKPSRNHIHTVVRTPNGNDYGKDLLRQHLEKHRH from the coding sequence ATGCAAAAAACACTATTAATAATCTTGATCGTTATTTTTTTTGGGTGCAAACAAAAGTCAAGCCAAGAGGTAAGTAATAGCGACGAACCAAAAGCTACAGAAGCAAAGGATTGGAAACAACATTTTGCAGAAATGGAAATTAATGCGTTAAAAAAACCTTATAGAGGTATCTTCACGGAAGATGAAACCTATGAGAATTTATTTCCCATTCAAGTAACCGGTGTTACAACAAAACCAATTGTCGACGCAGCCAGGACATTCTTGAGCAGCTTAAACACTGATCAACTAATGCGCATAAGATTTGATATTAACGATGAAGAATGGAGAAAATGGTGCAATGTAGATAATGGTATATATGATAGGCAGGGGATTAGTTTAAAGGAAATGACCGCAAACGAAAAAAACGAAGCCTACGGTCTAATGCAAGTTTCACTAAGTGCCAAAGGCTTACAGTTGAGCAAGGATATAATGAAGACAGATCAAACCCTAAAAGAGCTGAATAATGGGTCTTCTGACTATGACGAAGAACTTTATTTCTTTACGGTTATGGGAGAACCATCTGAAACGGAGCCTTGGGGTTGGCAATTGGATGGTCATCATTTAGTAATTAATTACTTTGTACTTGGTGATCAAGTGGTAATGTCTCCCGTATTTATGGGTGCAGAACCTATCATAACTACTACAGGTAAATATAAGGGGAACACTTTATTTCAGGATGAACAAAACTTAGGATTGGCATTTATGCGATCCCTATCGGCTGATGAGCAAATCAAGGCAACAATTTCTAAGTCAAAAATTAATAATAACAATGTTGCAGAGGCAAATAAGGACAATTTAAATCTTAATTACGAAGGACTTAATGTTTCTGGCCTTTCAACTTCAGGCAAGGAGGGAATATTGGATTTGGTTTATCAATATATTAGTAATATGAGAGAAGGCCATGAACAGATTAAAATGGAGGAAGTAAAAAGTCACCTAGAAAATACATGGTTTTCCTGGGTGGGAGACACGTCTGAGGATGCAGTATTCTATTATCGCATTCATAGCCCAGTTCTTTTAATTGAATTTGATCACCAGAGAGTAATAGGCGTTCCAAATACTGATGATGGCAAACCATCAAGAAATCATATCCACACTGTGGTAAGAACACCAAATGGCAATGATTATGGCAAGGATTTGCTAAGACAACATTTAGAAAAACATCGTCATTAA
- a CDS encoding CocE/NonD family hydrolase: MNKILILLLAIVLISCGRTGIQTTTNKTNTGIVDTYNPRDFYNKKEVVIPMRDGIKLHTTIYSPKDTSKKYPILMSRTPYSSRPYGSNQYKALISPNRKMMKEGNIIVYQDVRGRWNSEGVYDNMRAFIPNKKEGEVDEASDTYDTIEWLINNVDNHNGNVGVWGISYPGFYATYSLLDAHPALKAVSPQAPIGDFFFDDFHHNGAYLLSYWRATAVFGYMKDQPTTEEWYSFPELGTEDQYQFFLDAGPLSNLDQYYKEDNVFWQQLKEHPNYDEFWQQRGIIQHLENIKPAVMTVGGWFDAEDLYGPLNTYGHIEKNSSNYNTIVMGPWSHGDWSKETKRQAIGNVYFGDDISKFYQENIETKFFNHFLKGEGATSNLPEAYVFDTGTKEWKTFDAWPPKNTAKETYSLQRNQRLGQIATREYSFQEFISDPNKPVPYSEDIKMVFTPRKFMTDDQRFAARRPDVLVFETEPLDEPLTLAGDIMAKLNVSTTGTDADWIVKVIDVYPADHKDYEETQAYLKMGNYHQMVRSEVMRGRFRNDFSKPEPFVPDEATKVNIQLQDVFHTFKKGHKIQVQVQSTMFPYIDINPQTYVDNIFKAKPEDFQKQTHRVYNTSLIEFTILKP; encoded by the coding sequence ATGAACAAAATTTTAATCCTCTTATTGGCCATCGTCCTAATTTCCTGTGGAAGAACGGGAATTCAGACCACCACCAACAAAACCAATACCGGAATAGTCGACACGTACAACCCCAGGGATTTTTACAACAAAAAAGAGGTCGTTATTCCCATGCGGGACGGGATAAAATTACACACCACCATTTATTCCCCAAAGGACACTTCCAAGAAGTATCCCATTCTAATGTCCAGAACGCCTTATAGTTCCCGGCCTTATGGTTCCAATCAATATAAGGCCTTGATATCTCCCAATAGAAAAATGATGAAAGAGGGAAATATCATAGTATACCAAGATGTTCGGGGCAGATGGAACAGTGAAGGCGTCTATGACAATATGAGGGCCTTTATTCCCAATAAAAAGGAAGGGGAGGTAGATGAGGCTTCCGACACTTACGACACCATAGAATGGTTAATAAACAACGTTGACAACCACAATGGCAATGTAGGTGTTTGGGGAATTTCCTATCCCGGATTTTATGCCACATATTCTTTATTGGATGCCCATCCGGCACTTAAGGCCGTTTCTCCCCAAGCCCCAATCGGGGATTTCTTCTTTGACGATTTTCATCATAACGGCGCCTATTTATTGAGCTACTGGAGAGCTACAGCCGTATTTGGCTATATGAAAGACCAACCTACCACCGAAGAATGGTATTCCTTCCCCGAACTGGGCACGGAAGACCAATACCAGTTTTTCTTGGATGCCGGTCCCTTGTCCAACTTGGACCAATATTACAAAGAGGACAATGTTTTTTGGCAACAGCTTAAGGAACACCCGAATTACGATGAATTCTGGCAGCAACGAGGCATAATCCAACATCTGGAAAATATTAAACCGGCGGTAATGACCGTAGGAGGCTGGTTTGATGCCGAAGACCTTTATGGCCCCTTAAATACCTATGGGCATATAGAAAAGAACAGCTCTAATTACAACACTATTGTAATGGGTCCATGGAGCCACGGCGATTGGTCCAAGGAAACAAAGCGCCAAGCCATTGGCAATGTCTACTTTGGGGATGATATCTCAAAATTCTATCAGGAAAATATTGAAACTAAATTTTTCAATCACTTCCTAAAAGGAGAGGGGGCAACCAGCAATTTGCCCGAAGCCTATGTTTTTGATACGGGTACCAAGGAATGGAAAACTTTTGATGCCTGGCCTCCCAAAAATACAGCTAAGGAAACCTATTCCCTACAGCGCAATCAACGTTTGGGACAAATTGCGACCCGGGAATACTCATTTCAGGAATTTATAAGCGACCCCAATAAACCTGTTCCTTATTCCGAAGATATAAAAATGGTCTTTACCCCTCGTAAGTTCATGACCGATGATCAGCGCTTTGCAGCCCGTAGACCCGATGTTTTAGTATTTGAAACCGAACCCTTGGATGAGCCACTTACCCTTGCCGGTGATATTATGGCGAAGCTTAACGTTTCCACCACTGGTACGGATGCGGATTGGATCGTCAAGGTTATTGACGTTTATCCTGCGGACCATAAGGATTATGAAGAGACCCAGGCGTACTTAAAAATGGGCAACTACCATCAAATGGTCCGAAGTGAAGTAATGCGTGGCCGATTTAGAAATGATTTTTCAAAACCCGAACCTTTTGTTCCGGATGAGGCAACTAAGGTAAACATTCAATTACAGGATGTTTTCCATACTTTTAAAAAGGGCCATAAAATACAGGTACAGGTCCAAAGTACCATGTTTCCCTATATAGATATCAATCCTCAAACCTATGTAGATAATATATTTAAGGCTAAACCTGAAGACTTTCAAAAACAAACACATCGCGTGTACAACACTTCATTAATAGAATTTACCATCCTTAAACCATAA
- a CDS encoding zinc-binding metallopeptidase family protein, translated as MREIYLQGNEAVKPIFEEMLDPYEYLDVNNLTIQNTNFTDHDVFDYYKILGFQIIQDGLNYSTVTHHTNMDALEYVPERDMMINATVIAVLVYQIGELNSRLPRED; from the coding sequence ATGCGAGAAATCTATCTTCAAGGGAATGAAGCCGTAAAACCAATTTTTGAAGAAATGTTGGATCCTTATGAGTATTTGGATGTGAACAATCTAACCATTCAAAACACCAATTTTACCGATCATGATGTTTTTGACTATTATAAGATTCTCGGATTTCAGATAATTCAGGATGGGCTAAACTATAGTACTGTAACCCATCACACCAATATGGATGCTTTGGAATATGTACCTGAACGAGATATGATGATCAACGCAACCGTAATTGCAGTGCTGGTTTATCAGATTGGGGAACTGAATTCCCGTTTGCCCAGAGAAGATTAA
- a CDS encoding YifB family Mg chelatase-like AAA ATPase yields the protein MLTKIYGSAVFGVEATTITVEVNIDKGIGYHLVGLPDNAIKESNYRIAAALQNNGYKIPGKKITINMAPADLRKEGSAYDLTLALGILAASNQIKSESIEKYIIMGELSLDGSLQPIKGALPIAIKAKEEGFKGFILPNENAREAAIVDDLEVYGIDNIKEVMDFFDKGTPLQQTIIDTKEEFYKSLDFPEFDFSDVKGQESIKRCMEIAAAGGHNIILIGPPGAGKTMLAKRLPSILPPMTLHEALETTKIHSVVGKIKNMGLMNQRPFRSPHHTISDVALVGGGAYPQPGEISLSHNGVLFLDELPEFKRGVLEVMRQPLEDREVTISRARFTVTYPSSFMLVASMNPSPGGYFNDPDAPVTSSPAEMQRYLSKISGPLLDRIDIHIEVTPVPFEKLSEERKGEGSVEIRKRVTAAREIQTQRFAEIENVHYNAQMNTKHIRKYCIMDDASKELLKNAMERLNLSARAYDRILKVARTIADLENATDVSGSHIGEAIQYRSLDREGWLG from the coding sequence ATGCTTACAAAGATTTACGGTAGCGCGGTTTTTGGGGTAGAGGCAACTACCATTACCGTAGAAGTAAATATCGACAAAGGTATAGGTTACCATTTAGTGGGTTTGCCAGATAATGCTATAAAAGAGAGTAATTACCGTATAGCCGCTGCACTACAGAACAATGGCTACAAAATTCCCGGAAAAAAAATCACCATCAATATGGCACCCGCCGATCTTCGCAAAGAAGGTTCGGCCTACGACCTTACCCTTGCTTTGGGAATTCTAGCCGCCTCCAATCAGATTAAATCGGAATCAATAGAAAAGTACATTATCATGGGAGAGCTTTCTTTGGACGGGAGTTTACAGCCCATAAAGGGGGCCTTGCCCATAGCCATTAAAGCCAAGGAGGAAGGATTCAAGGGATTTATTTTACCCAATGAAAATGCAAGGGAGGCCGCTATTGTAGATGATTTGGAAGTGTATGGCATAGACAATATTAAAGAAGTGATGGATTTCTTTGACAAGGGCACCCCTTTGCAGCAAACCATAATAGATACCAAAGAAGAATTTTATAAAAGCTTGGATTTCCCTGAATTCGATTTTTCGGATGTGAAGGGGCAGGAGAGCATAAAGCGTTGTATGGAAATCGCCGCTGCGGGTGGACATAATATTATTCTGATAGGTCCCCCTGGTGCTGGAAAGACCATGTTGGCCAAACGCTTGCCTTCCATTTTGCCGCCCATGACCTTGCACGAAGCCTTGGAGACCACCAAAATTCACTCTGTAGTAGGGAAAATAAAGAATATGGGCCTTATGAATCAAAGACCATTTAGAAGTCCCCATCACACTATTTCGGATGTTGCCCTTGTTGGCGGGGGGGCCTATCCCCAACCTGGGGAAATATCCTTGAGCCATAACGGAGTCCTGTTTTTGGATGAATTGCCCGAGTTTAAACGGGGAGTACTGGAGGTAATGCGCCAACCTTTGGAGGACCGTGAGGTGACGATCTCCAGAGCACGTTTTACCGTAACATATCCCAGTAGTTTTATGTTGGTGGCCAGTATGAATCCCAGCCCGGGAGGTTATTTTAACGACCCCGATGCCCCAGTGACTTCCTCGCCAGCGGAGATGCAACGTTATTTAAGCAAGATTTCAGGGCCGCTGCTGGACCGAATCGATATCCACATAGAAGTTACTCCGGTACCCTTTGAAAAGCTGTCAGAAGAACGCAAAGGAGAGGGAAGTGTCGAAATACGGAAGCGGGTTACGGCCGCCAGGGAAATACAGACCCAACGCTTTGCGGAAATAGAGAACGTGCATTATAATGCCCAGATGAACACCAAACACATAAGGAAATATTGCATAATGGACGATGCTTCCAAGGAATTGCTCAAAAATGCCATGGAACGCTTAAATCTCTCTGCCAGGGCCTACGATAGGATCCTAAAAGTAGCCAGAACCATCGCCGATCTGGAAAATGCCACGGATGTCAGTGGATCCCATATCGGAGAAGCCATTCAATACCGTAGCCTTGACCGCGAAGGCTGGTTAGGGTAA
- a CDS encoding protein-disulfide reductase DsbD family protein translates to MKHISGLILMVFSFFLGFSQSDDNPAIWTYEAEKITDTEYNLIFKADIYEGWHIYSQFTDENGSLPSEFTFEKAGEDYELVGTTAESETLVEYSDIFEVDETFFKEKAVFTQRIKLLNPEVNQITVDLFYQICKEVCIPKDEIFHISLTGEEIVVAEQHVDQRSLDMSAALMLDLKNKELLVNGDENAVNEKSGLWTIFVLGFLGGLIALLTPCVFPMIPLTVSFFTKQGANRSKGIANALLYGFFIVLIYFLLSLPFHLFDSVDSQILNTIATNVWLNLFFFLIFIFFAFSFFGYYELTLPSSWANKMDSASSKVGGAFGIFFMAVTLAIVSFSCTGPILGGLLGSTALAEGDVATNLSMGMTGFGVALALPFGLFALFPTWLNSLPKSGGWMTTVKVTLGFLELVLAFKFLSNADLVGNWGIFKREIFLGIWILLFVLLSLYLFGILKFPHDGPKQRLSTGRKLTAVLSTAFAVYLIMGLSKITDLKLLSGFPPPHFYSIFETESDCPLGIDCFKDFDKGIAHAKQLNKPVLLDFTGWACVNCRKMEETVWSEPDIYPILKEEYVLISLYIDDRKELPVEEQFDFKYESGRVKKINTVGEKWGTFQTLNFNAASQPYYVIMSPDLEILNTAVQYTDRDTYKEWLKKGVSNFKQLGLLK, encoded by the coding sequence ATGAAACATATATCGGGATTGATTTTAATGGTGTTCAGTTTTTTCTTGGGGTTTTCCCAGTCGGATGACAATCCGGCCATATGGACCTATGAAGCTGAAAAAATAACGGATACCGAATACAATCTGATCTTTAAGGCCGATATATATGAAGGATGGCACATCTATTCCCAATTTACGGATGAAAATGGCTCCTTGCCCAGCGAATTTACCTTTGAAAAAGCAGGTGAGGACTATGAGCTGGTAGGAACCACAGCAGAAAGCGAAACCCTTGTTGAATACTCCGATATTTTTGAGGTGGATGAAACTTTCTTCAAGGAAAAGGCTGTCTTTACCCAAAGAATAAAATTATTGAATCCGGAGGTAAATCAGATTACCGTGGATTTGTTCTACCAAATATGTAAGGAAGTCTGCATCCCAAAAGATGAAATATTCCATATTTCCCTGACCGGAGAGGAAATAGTTGTTGCGGAACAGCATGTGGACCAGCGCAGCCTGGATATGAGTGCTGCCTTAATGCTGGATTTAAAAAACAAGGAATTGTTGGTCAACGGCGATGAAAATGCTGTGAACGAAAAATCCGGTCTGTGGACCATTTTCGTGTTAGGCTTTTTGGGTGGCTTAATTGCCTTACTTACCCCCTGTGTATTTCCGATGATACCATTAACAGTATCCTTTTTCACCAAGCAAGGAGCCAACAGATCCAAAGGCATTGCAAATGCATTGCTTTATGGGTTTTTTATAGTATTGATTTATTTTCTATTGAGTTTACCCTTTCATTTGTTCGATTCCGTGGATTCACAAATATTGAATACCATTGCTACCAATGTTTGGTTAAACCTATTTTTCTTTCTCATTTTTATATTTTTCGCCTTCTCTTTTTTCGGATATTATGAATTGACACTGCCTAGTTCTTGGGCCAATAAAATGGACTCGGCCTCCTCTAAGGTGGGAGGCGCTTTCGGAATCTTTTTTATGGCAGTTACTTTGGCCATAGTGTCCTTTTCCTGTACCGGTCCCATTTTAGGAGGATTGTTGGGTAGTACTGCTTTGGCAGAAGGGGATGTTGCTACCAACCTGTCCATGGGAATGACTGGATTTGGAGTGGCCCTGGCGTTGCCCTTTGGCCTTTTCGCATTATTCCCTACCTGGCTAAATTCCCTTCCCAAATCAGGGGGATGGATGACTACGGTGAAAGTGACCCTTGGGTTCTTGGAGTTGGTCTTGGCTTTTAAATTTTTGTCCAATGCGGATTTGGTGGGGAACTGGGGAATTTTTAAACGGGAAATTTTCTTGGGGATCTGGATATTATTATTTGTCTTGCTTTCCCTTTACCTATTTGGAATATTGAAATTTCCGCATGACGGACCAAAACAACGATTGTCCACTGGAAGGAAGCTTACGGCAGTCCTCAGCACTGCTTTCGCTGTATATCTAATAATGGGCCTGTCAAAAATTACTGATTTAAAATTATTGAGCGGTTTTCCGCCACCCCATTTTTATAGCATTTTCGAAACAGAAAGCGATTGTCCTTTGGGGATAGATTGTTTTAAGGATTTTGACAAAGGCATTGCCCATGCCAAACAGCTAAACAAACCGGTATTGTTGGATTTTACAGGCTGGGCCTGTGTAAATTGCAGGAAAATGGAGGAAACGGTCTGGAGCGAGCCGGATATTTATCCTATCCTCAAGGAGGAATACGTTTTGATATCGCTCTACATAGATGACCGAAAGGAACTACCTGTCGAAGAACAGTTCGATTTTAAATACGAATCCGGACGCGTAAAAAAAATCAATACCGTGGGTGAAAAATGGGGTACTTTCCAGACGTTGAACTTTAATGCCGCCTCGCAACCATACTATGTAATAATGTCCCCTGATCTGGAAATTTTAAATACTGCCGTGCAATATACAGATCGGGATACCTATAAGGAATGGTTAAAAAAAGGGGTGAGTAATTTTAAGCAATTGGGGCTGTTAAAATAA
- a CDS encoding penicillin acylase family protein: MKVFKKLLWIVLGIIAILALSSAVYVYTHTPEYVGNIETDKLNNKVEVYFDTYGIPHIYAKKEEDALRVLGYVHAQDRLWQMELLRRIAKGGLSEVFGEDMLKTDKFFLSLGIDDASQQTVEKASKDSPMVQLSQAYLDGINQFIAEGPTPIEFHLTSLEKTPFTLKDIYNTVGYMAFSFAMAHKTDPLLTNIKNKLGPAYLTDLEIGADPKKTLIKNFKPSIRDSIKNEIASLVSEVLKDFPVPQFEGSNSWVIAPNKTKNGKVILANDPHIGFAQPSVWYEAHVNVPNYEKYGYHLAGVPFPLLGHDRKLAYGLTMFENDDIDFYYEEENPNDPNSYKTSTGWENYELVSKTIKVKGEDDVSFTFKKSHHGTILNGIADQVMDQRPIAMSWIYTKLENKVMDALYGMSHAQNLSEFKESLPDIHAPGLNIMYGDAVGNVGWFATAKLYQMPDSTNTKFILDGSSGQDEPLRYLDFTENPMAINPSWNYVYSANNQPDSINGKFYPGYYLPENRAKRIVALLEPKNDWDRVAVQEMLLDATSGVNAKVVTNLAKSMEVKEMTEAQISVLDNMIVWDGNSQLQQIEPTVYHRWIYFLLKNTFEDELGTQMFQQLLDTHFHKRLIAPMAAKDISVWWDDVNTPDSVETKNDRVNLSFRQAFQSLEEDFGEDPYQWTWDKVHTLEHGHPIGQIKVLRSFFNVGPYPVSGTREVINNMYFKYDDTGLYPATSGPSTRRVIDFSDVENSTSILPTGQSGNPFSEHYDDQAEMYIQGKFRKMMMNKEEIIKTQKSLLIFEPRK; encoded by the coding sequence GTGAAAGTATTTAAGAAGCTGCTCTGGATAGTTTTGGGCATTATCGCAATCTTGGCCTTGAGTAGTGCCGTTTATGTTTACACCCATACGCCGGAATATGTCGGCAACATTGAAACGGATAAATTAAATAATAAGGTAGAAGTTTACTTTGACACCTATGGAATACCACATATTTATGCCAAAAAGGAAGAAGATGCCCTAAGAGTTCTGGGGTATGTCCATGCGCAGGACAGGTTGTGGCAAATGGAATTGCTTCGCAGGATTGCAAAAGGCGGGCTTTCGGAAGTTTTTGGTGAGGACATGCTTAAAACGGATAAATTCTTTCTGTCCTTGGGTATAGATGATGCTTCACAACAAACGGTGGAAAAAGCTTCAAAAGATAGCCCTATGGTCCAGCTTTCCCAAGCATATTTGGACGGGATCAACCAATTTATAGCAGAAGGCCCAACTCCTATCGAGTTTCATCTTACCAGTTTGGAAAAAACTCCATTTACTCTAAAGGATATCTATAATACCGTTGGATATATGGCCTTTAGTTTCGCCATGGCCCATAAAACCGATCCCTTATTGACGAATATTAAGAATAAATTAGGGCCTGCCTATCTAACCGATTTGGAAATTGGCGCCGACCCCAAAAAAACATTGATCAAGAATTTTAAACCCAGCATTCGCGATTCCATAAAAAATGAGATAGCCAGCTTAGTTTCGGAGGTGTTAAAAGATTTTCCGGTCCCTCAGTTCGAAGGGAGCAATAGTTGGGTAATAGCTCCCAATAAGACCAAAAATGGCAAGGTTATCTTGGCCAATGACCCACATATTGGTTTTGCCCAACCCTCGGTGTGGTATGAAGCCCATGTAAATGTACCCAACTACGAAAAATATGGCTATCACTTGGCAGGGGTACCATTTCCTTTATTGGGGCATGACCGAAAATTGGCCTACGGACTTACCATGTTCGAGAACGATGATATTGATTTTTACTATGAAGAAGAAAACCCAAATGACCCCAACTCCTACAAAACCTCTACTGGGTGGGAAAATTATGAGCTGGTTTCCAAAACTATAAAAGTAAAAGGGGAGGACGATGTTAGTTTCACCTTTAAGAAATCCCATCATGGTACCATTCTCAACGGAATAGCCGACCAGGTAATGGACCAGCGCCCAATAGCCATGTCCTGGATCTATACCAAGTTGGAAAATAAGGTTATGGATGCCCTTTATGGCATGTCCCATGCCCAGAACTTATCGGAATTCAAAGAATCCCTACCGGATATTCATGCCCCAGGCCTAAATATTATGTACGGGGATGCTGTGGGCAATGTGGGGTGGTTTGCAACAGCTAAACTATACCAAATGCCGGATAGTACCAATACCAAATTTATATTGGACGGTAGTTCAGGACAGGATGAGCCTCTTCGTTACCTGGACTTTACCGAAAACCCTATGGCCATTAATCCCTCATGGAATTATGTGTATTCCGCCAACAATCAGCCCGATTCCATTAACGGAAAATTTTATCCCGGTTATTACTTGCCAGAGAATAGGGCCAAAAGGATAGTAGCCCTTTTGGAACCTAAAAATGATTGGGACAGGGTTGCCGTACAGGAAATGTTGTTGGATGCCACTTCCGGTGTAAATGCCAAAGTGGTAACCAATTTGGCTAAAAGTATGGAAGTAAAGGAAATGACAGAGGCACAGATTAGCGTCTTGGACAATATGATTGTTTGGGATGGCAATAGTCAATTACAGCAAATAGAACCTACCGTTTATCACCGTTGGATCTATTTCTTACTGAAAAATACGTTCGAAGACGAATTGGGAACCCAGATGTTCCAGCAATTGTTGGACACCCATTTTCACAAACGACTAATAGCCCCAATGGCTGCAAAAGATATTTCCGTTTGGTGGGACGATGTAAACACTCCTGACAGTGTAGAAACAAAAAATGATAGGGTAAACCTCTCGTTTAGACAAGCATTTCAGTCTTTGGAGGAAGATTTTGGCGAAGACCCGTACCAATGGACTTGGGATAAGGTACACACTTTGGAACACGGTCATCCCATAGGGCAGATCAAGGTACTTAGATCATTTTTTAATGTGGGCCCTTACCCTGTTTCGGGAACCAGGGAGGTAATCAATAATATGTACTTCAAATATGACGACACCGGTTTATACCCAGCTACTTCAGGCCCTTCCACAAGACGGGTAATCGATTTTTCCGATGTTGAAAATAGCACCAGTATCCTACCTACAGGTCAGTCCGGAAATCCTTTCAGTGAACATTATGATGATCAGGCCGAAATGTACATTCAAGGTAAATTTCGAAAAATGATGATGAACAAGGAGGAAATCATTAAAACCCAGAAGTCCTTACTGATCTTTGAACCAAGAAAGTGA